One genomic window of Alkalispirochaeta americana includes the following:
- the rodA gene encoding rod shape-determining protein RodA — MDVYIVVATLLLLVIGILFVFSSGVTATGEIANREYLRQILWAVSGLILMFLVTFVDYRLHHRLAPTYFFVVLFLLMATLLFGRVVGGARRWIGVWQAGVQPSEFAKLALILFLARYFGDRKKEVRRVQTFLTGLFWTSLPSFLVLLQPDLGTSLVYLPIFLVIAFFSGAKLMHLGYVTAFFCLAGFFTVVPFWVQHVMERPTAAILILTETRFMRYLLGGVFAALLASSIGLYVTRQRVFFWINYSLSLVMGSIPISYLARTVLRDYQIMRLVVFVNPYVDPQGAGWNIIQSITAVGSGGLFGKGFLRGTQSHYQYLPAQSTDFIFSILAEEWGFIGAAVVFLLFVVIVIRSLYVMVSARDRFSSLVVAGIVAMMVFHFLVNIGMTIGLMPVTGLPLLLLSFGGSSLWTALIGLGIVMSVYQHRYQY, encoded by the coding sequence ATGGATGTATATATTGTGGTGGCTACCCTCTTGCTTCTGGTGATCGGTATCCTCTTCGTTTTCTCCAGCGGGGTGACGGCCACAGGGGAGATTGCCAACAGGGAGTACCTTCGTCAGATCCTCTGGGCGGTATCCGGGTTGATTCTGATGTTCCTCGTTACCTTTGTTGATTATCGCCTGCATCATCGCCTGGCCCCCACATATTTTTTCGTGGTTTTATTTCTGCTTATGGCAACCCTTCTTTTTGGTCGTGTGGTTGGCGGGGCGCGACGCTGGATCGGCGTATGGCAAGCAGGGGTACAGCCTTCGGAGTTTGCCAAACTGGCTCTCATTCTTTTTTTGGCCCGGTACTTTGGGGACCGGAAAAAAGAGGTTCGACGAGTGCAAACCTTCCTGACAGGGCTTTTCTGGACGAGTCTGCCCAGCTTCCTGGTGCTTCTGCAGCCTGATCTGGGGACATCTCTGGTGTACCTTCCAATCTTTCTGGTGATTGCCTTTTTCAGTGGCGCAAAACTGATGCATCTGGGTTATGTAACCGCTTTCTTTTGTCTGGCAGGATTCTTTACAGTCGTTCCGTTCTGGGTGCAACACGTGATGGAACGGCCCACAGCGGCGATTCTCATCCTCACCGAGACCCGATTCATGCGTTACCTTCTGGGAGGAGTCTTCGCCGCACTTTTGGCAAGCAGTATCGGCCTGTATGTAACGCGACAAAGGGTGTTCTTCTGGATAAACTATAGCCTTTCTCTTGTGATGGGATCGATCCCGATTTCCTATCTTGCCAGGACGGTTTTACGAGATTATCAAATCATGCGCCTGGTGGTGTTTGTTAACCCCTATGTGGATCCCCAGGGAGCGGGATGGAATATTATTCAGTCTATAACGGCGGTCGGGTCGGGAGGGCTCTTCGGAAAAGGCTTTCTCAGAGGAACCCAAAGTCACTATCAATATTTGCCAGCCCAGAGCACAGATTTCATCTTTTCGATTCTTGCCGAGGAGTGGGGGTTCATCGGGGCTGCGGTGGTTTTTCTCCTCTTCGTAGTGATCGTCATACGGTCCCTCTATGTCATGGTCTCGGCGCGCGATCGGTTCTCTTCGCTTGTTGTGGCTGGTATTGTAGCGATGATGGTTTTTCATTTTCTGGTAAACATCGGTATGACGATTGGTCTCATGCCAGTTACCGGACTCCCCCTGCTTTTGCTCTCCTTTGGCGGATCCTCACTCTGGACAGCTCTGATCGGCCTGGGTATCGTTATGAGTGTCTATCAACACCGCTACCAGTATTGA
- a CDS encoding TIGR03936 family radical SAM-associated protein: MRAGRIQPQQDLFRELNEAEQPGRYIGGEFGSIKKPDAPFRIALAFPDLYEIGMSNTAIKILYGLLNQIPQVSCERVFVPAPDFEVALERRQIPLYTLETGCPLNSCDMVAVSFSYELLATNLLTLLKSGHIPLHHHNRGAGNPLVVIGGPGATNPAPYGRFIEGAFIGEAEEGFIELAEKLATLKSSGASRDDLLHVLQSEESVWFSGKTTGTRRALWRGFSLQEGSFSAKPVTPPPAFGAGFPVPSIPVVQDHGVVEIMRGCPQGCRFCHAGVYYRPYRMKGIEQILREADWLVHTLGYREISLSSLSSGDYGPLQEMMGALNSRYRGLGVSLQLPSLRVDSFTLPILEQLSTVRRAGLTFAVESAGEEHQTWTNKRVPLEKIISIAREARARGWRRAKLYFMIGLPGPDPAREAQGIVEYVCQLRRAVPMEYIVNVGTFVPKPHTPFQWEAQLDPEEGIKLFREIRSGLPRGTKLKAHDPWMSWLEGVLARGDDRVGEVIESAHNQGARLDAWTDYLRLDIWKECVSQVPGSDRGVQAFSLDESLPWNRIDLGISSGWLKKEHLRARKATLTERCLPDCQDRCGVCRTDTKVAHLASPETEPAAVSVPDTETPKAQAVAIAPKTDPEQGRSHQLLLAYTKQGSAAFLPHLAVVRTFERLWYRLGLPVELSLGHHPKPKMSFGQPLPIGIESLDEIGVVNLQKNVQLEEFSDRLFDSSLLPEGLKILKALTLRHVQNESRIPAPMQLYNAALFLVWVESRSSQAVLEQFLEGCAREGGVIRGQEPLKAEVLLPREAPGFGRLLKECGGRGIIRGRRLASLAPQGEALFDWYRSREENYAEPR, translated from the coding sequence GTGAGAGCCGGAAGAATACAACCCCAGCAGGATCTGTTTCGTGAGCTCAATGAGGCAGAACAGCCTGGGCGATATATAGGAGGCGAGTTTGGCTCCATAAAAAAACCCGACGCTCCCTTTCGGATCGCCCTGGCTTTTCCGGATCTTTATGAAATTGGCATGTCCAATACGGCTATCAAAATCCTCTACGGTCTTCTGAATCAAATCCCCCAGGTATCCTGCGAGCGTGTTTTTGTGCCCGCTCCCGATTTTGAGGTTGCCCTTGAGCGGCGTCAAATTCCTCTCTACACGCTGGAAACGGGATGCCCCCTGAATTCCTGTGATATGGTGGCAGTCTCCTTCTCCTACGAGCTTTTGGCGACGAATTTGCTGACTCTTCTGAAGTCGGGTCATATTCCGTTACACCACCATAATCGGGGGGCGGGAAACCCCCTGGTTGTGATTGGCGGGCCTGGCGCAACCAACCCTGCTCCTTACGGGCGGTTTATTGAAGGAGCTTTTATCGGGGAAGCCGAAGAGGGGTTCATCGAGTTAGCAGAAAAACTGGCAACCCTGAAAAGCAGCGGGGCCTCGCGAGATGATCTGCTCCATGTCCTCCAGAGCGAAGAATCAGTCTGGTTCTCCGGGAAAACAACTGGCACCAGGAGAGCTCTCTGGAGAGGATTTTCCCTTCAGGAAGGATCGTTCTCTGCAAAACCGGTGACACCACCTCCTGCTTTCGGTGCGGGTTTTCCCGTGCCGTCGATTCCTGTTGTGCAGGATCACGGCGTTGTCGAGATTATGCGGGGCTGTCCGCAGGGGTGCCGATTTTGCCATGCCGGGGTCTATTACCGACCCTATCGGATGAAAGGCATAGAGCAGATTCTCCGTGAGGCTGATTGGCTTGTTCATACCCTGGGGTACCGGGAGATATCTCTTTCGTCGCTCAGCAGTGGGGATTATGGCCCTCTCCAGGAAATGATGGGCGCACTGAACTCCCGATACAGGGGGTTAGGGGTAAGTTTGCAACTTCCTTCGCTCAGGGTGGATTCTTTTACCTTACCTATTCTCGAGCAACTGAGCACTGTCCGTAGAGCCGGGCTTACCTTTGCCGTAGAGAGTGCTGGTGAGGAGCATCAGACCTGGACAAACAAACGGGTCCCCCTGGAGAAAATTATTTCTATTGCCCGGGAGGCACGAGCCAGGGGTTGGAGACGGGCAAAACTCTATTTCATGATTGGCCTGCCTGGTCCGGATCCAGCCCGGGAAGCCCAGGGGATCGTAGAGTACGTCTGCCAGCTACGCAGGGCCGTCCCGATGGAATACATTGTGAATGTAGGAACCTTTGTTCCAAAACCCCACACACCCTTTCAATGGGAAGCCCAGCTCGATCCAGAAGAAGGGATAAAACTTTTTCGTGAAATTCGTTCAGGTCTGCCCCGGGGAACCAAGCTGAAAGCGCACGATCCCTGGATGTCCTGGCTTGAGGGGGTGCTTGCCAGAGGCGATGATCGGGTAGGGGAGGTGATCGAAAGCGCCCATAACCAGGGGGCTCGCCTGGATGCGTGGACTGATTATTTGCGTCTTGATATCTGGAAAGAGTGTGTTTCTCAGGTCCCCGGAAGCGATCGAGGTGTTCAGGCTTTTTCCCTTGATGAATCCCTCCCCTGGAACAGGATCGACCTGGGGATTTCTTCGGGCTGGCTCAAAAAGGAGCATTTGCGGGCGCGGAAGGCAACCCTGACAGAACGGTGTCTCCCGGATTGCCAGGATCGCTGCGGTGTCTGCAGGACCGACACAAAGGTGGCTCATTTGGCATCGCCCGAAACCGAACCAGCAGCAGTGTCTGTTCCAGATACTGAAACCCCAAAAGCACAGGCCGTGGCAATTGCTCCGAAAACAGACCCTGAGCAGGGGCGTAGCCATCAACTCCTCCTGGCTTACACCAAGCAAGGAAGCGCGGCTTTCCTGCCTCACCTCGCGGTGGTTCGCACGTTCGAGCGCTTATGGTACCGCCTGGGTCTTCCGGTGGAACTTTCTCTGGGGCATCACCCCAAACCAAAGATGAGTTTTGGGCAACCACTTCCTATCGGAATCGAGAGCCTCGACGAGATAGGGGTGGTCAATTTACAAAAAAATGTACAACTTGAGGAATTTTCTGATCGGCTCTTTGATTCATCGCTTCTCCCGGAGGGTTTGAAAATCCTGAAAGCGCTTACTCTCCGGCACGTTCAGAATGAGTCGCGAATTCCTGCCCCCATGCAGCTCTATAATGCAGCGCTCTTTCTGGTCTGGGTTGAAAGCCGGAGCAGCCAGGCTGTTCTGGAACAATTCCTGGAGGGCTGTGCAAGAGAAGGAGGGGTTATCAGAGGCCAGGAGCCGCTGAAGGCAGAGGTTTTATTGCCCAGGGAAGCTCCTGGTTTCGGGCGTCTCCTCAAGGAATGTGGCGGGAGAGGAATCATCAGGGGGCGTCGATTGGCATCTCTGGCCCCCCAGGGAGAAGCGTTGTTTGACTGGTACCGAAGCCGCGAAGAGAATTATGCCGAACCTCGCTGA
- the mazG gene encoding nucleoside triphosphate pyrophosphohydrolase, with amino-acid sequence MKEKSRNTTADLPLDPQTEEWIDHDEGLLFSRYAAIIRRLRAPDGCPWDREQTLQSLRRFIVEESFEVLAAINDALVDQETPESLELVSEELGDVILVTMLMADALHRQGGPSFREILLENGAKLLRRHPHIFGADDASDAAQVALLWNKIKVEEEKKSACALEVSPGLPPLERSWEIQKKAASVGFDWDNPAPVIAKIREEILELEEALEKASAKGSSFRDNLSIESEVGDLLFSVVNLARKTKTDPSVALAGTNERFLARFSWIKERLSRENRSMEDCDLETLDLLWEEAKKESPPE; translated from the coding sequence ATGAAGGAAAAATCAAGGAACACCACCGCAGATCTCCCTCTGGACCCTCAGACAGAGGAATGGATTGATCATGATGAAGGCCTTCTGTTCTCCCGGTACGCAGCGATTATCCGTCGCCTGCGGGCTCCCGATGGCTGCCCCTGGGACAGAGAGCAAACACTCCAAAGCTTGCGACGCTTTATTGTAGAAGAATCCTTTGAGGTGCTGGCAGCGATCAACGATGCCCTGGTCGATCAGGAAACTCCTGAATCACTCGAATTAGTGAGCGAAGAACTGGGCGATGTAATTTTGGTAACCATGCTTATGGCCGATGCCCTACACCGCCAGGGAGGACCCTCGTTCAGGGAGATCCTCCTGGAAAACGGAGCAAAACTTCTCCGCCGTCACCCCCACATTTTTGGCGCCGATGACGCTTCCGATGCCGCCCAGGTGGCCCTCCTTTGGAATAAAATAAAGGTTGAAGAGGAAAAGAAATCAGCCTGCGCCCTTGAAGTAAGCCCGGGCCTGCCTCCTCTGGAACGATCCTGGGAGATTCAGAAAAAAGCTGCCTCTGTGGGGTTTGATTGGGATAACCCTGCTCCGGTTATTGCAAAGATCCGGGAAGAGATCCTGGAGCTGGAAGAGGCTCTTGAGAAGGCTTCTGCGAAGGGATCTTCCTTCCGGGACAATTTGTCCATAGAATCCGAGGTGGGAGATCTCCTTTTTTCCGTTGTAAACCTTGCCCGGAAAACAAAGACCGACCCCTCGGTTGCTCTGGCTGGAACAAACGAGCGATTTCTTGCCCGCTTTTCCTGGATAAAGGAGCGCCTGTCCCGGGAGAATCGTTCCATGGAAGATTGCGACCTGGAGACACTTGATCTCCTCTGGGAAGAAGCAAAGAAAGAGAGCCCGCCCGAGTAA
- a CDS encoding adenylate/guanylate cyclase domain-containing protein, with the protein MATKRAASTRFPFFWVPIAAGVIGLILLLQATTTVLDRLELRVQDGHFALRQVFRSERVQEGVSLVEHNPHISPDILLVGIDPSTLARFGRWPFPRGRHADLIDSFTRVSNPDNRERALFLDLFFIEPSESAVDDALLLRSIQNNDRVFLETIVERSAPLQEHYQEYFARHEALFQAAGRIKNVQGDWSRMPSFFGIQAPLQPYARAVRGYGHANIWDDHDGILRRQPMIARVSERLESYRFDTLLEDYGSLSLNPDAFERLIWFDRSGNDHDVALPLSEERLRALLHRLDAEAPRLPIDTTGDGDLDGYTFLLHHHQEQFIPAITLSLALEYFNKSLDDIQVRLGESIVIPAPQSFNSREGVWEPYRIQTRPPVIDENGQEIQEARYRPVEEIAIPIDEDGAMRINYMGRRSSPARDGYQTFPVRPYHGYAGRIPDPDPQSWPATRAVENKIVMVGAFAQGMADDEKMTPYGLMYGVEVHANALNTILMDRFIYHLPGWGNTLILAGGGLLVALLAAWFSTIWAMAGTLVLLVVFFFSTTIAFDLNSVVIAFAAPALTMALCFVSVVVYRVTREERDKRRIRDVFGKYVSPAVVSEILQSPPELGGVDKELTVFFSDIRGFTTLSESLSPQELVNHLNLYLTAMTDTILAYQGTLDKYVGDEIMCFWGAPLPQEDHALLACKSALKQLQVLDQMNSEWPPEKRINIGIGINSGIMTVGNMGSLGRMNYTLMGDNVNLGARLEGTNKEYATRVIISEHTYGLVRDKIIARELDNIRVKGKNKPVVIYELIDVPEGLDPGSVVSGRS; encoded by the coding sequence ATGGCGACAAAACGGGCCGCTTCAACACGTTTCCCCTTTTTTTGGGTTCCTATCGCCGCAGGTGTGATAGGACTCATCCTTCTTCTTCAGGCCACCACCACTGTTCTTGACCGTCTTGAACTGCGAGTCCAGGATGGCCATTTCGCCTTGAGGCAGGTCTTCCGGAGCGAGCGTGTTCAGGAAGGGGTGAGTCTGGTCGAACATAACCCCCATATTTCACCGGATATTCTTCTGGTGGGTATTGATCCCTCCACATTGGCCCGTTTTGGGAGATGGCCTTTCCCGCGGGGCCGTCATGCCGATCTGATTGACTCCTTCACCCGTGTTTCCAATCCTGATAATCGTGAGCGAGCCCTCTTTCTGGACTTGTTTTTTATTGAACCCAGCGAGAGTGCAGTGGACGATGCGTTGCTGCTTCGCTCGATCCAGAATAATGACCGGGTCTTTCTCGAAACGATCGTTGAGCGATCAGCTCCGCTTCAGGAGCATTATCAGGAGTATTTTGCCCGTCACGAGGCGCTCTTCCAGGCAGCGGGAAGGATCAAGAATGTCCAGGGAGACTGGAGCAGGATGCCATCCTTTTTTGGTATCCAGGCGCCGCTTCAACCCTACGCCCGGGCGGTGCGGGGCTACGGCCACGCGAATATCTGGGATGATCACGATGGAATCCTCCGTCGGCAACCAATGATTGCCCGCGTATCGGAACGGCTTGAGAGCTACCGATTTGATACGCTTCTGGAAGATTATGGCAGTCTCTCCCTTAACCCGGATGCCTTTGAACGCCTCATCTGGTTCGATCGTTCAGGGAACGATCACGATGTGGCCTTGCCCCTCTCGGAAGAGCGCCTGCGAGCGCTCCTGCACCGTCTGGACGCCGAAGCACCCCGGCTGCCGATTGACACAACCGGTGACGGCGATCTTGACGGTTACACCTTTCTGCTTCACCACCATCAGGAGCAGTTTATCCCTGCCATTACGCTGTCCCTGGCGCTGGAATATTTCAACAAATCTCTGGATGATATCCAGGTCCGCCTGGGAGAATCTATCGTTATCCCTGCGCCCCAGTCGTTCAACTCCCGGGAGGGAGTCTGGGAGCCCTACCGTATACAAACCCGGCCTCCCGTGATCGATGAAAACGGCCAGGAAATACAGGAGGCGCGGTACCGTCCTGTTGAAGAGATCGCCATCCCCATCGACGAAGATGGTGCCATGCGAATCAACTACATGGGACGTCGTTCCAGCCCCGCCCGGGACGGCTATCAGACCTTTCCCGTGCGGCCCTATCACGGATACGCCGGGCGCATCCCCGATCCTGATCCCCAGAGCTGGCCTGCAACACGGGCTGTGGAAAACAAGATTGTCATGGTGGGAGCTTTTGCCCAGGGCATGGCCGATGACGAAAAGATGACTCCCTACGGACTTATGTATGGTGTCGAAGTCCACGCAAACGCTCTGAATACCATTCTGATGGATCGTTTCATCTATCATCTCCCGGGGTGGGGGAATACTCTGATTCTGGCAGGAGGGGGCCTTCTTGTGGCGCTTCTGGCGGCATGGTTCTCCACTATCTGGGCCATGGCAGGGACCCTGGTGCTTCTCGTGGTTTTCTTCTTTTCCACAACGATCGCCTTTGATCTCAACTCGGTGGTGATTGCCTTTGCTGCGCCGGCCCTGACCATGGCGCTGTGCTTCGTATCAGTGGTGGTCTATCGCGTAACCCGGGAAGAACGGGACAAACGGCGCATTCGCGATGTCTTTGGCAAGTATGTCAGTCCGGCCGTGGTCTCCGAAATTCTCCAAAGCCCTCCCGAACTGGGAGGCGTGGACAAGGAGTTAACAGTTTTCTTCAGTGACATCCGGGGGTTTACGACTCTCTCGGAATCCCTTTCTCCTCAGGAACTGGTAAATCATTTGAACCTCTATCTGACCGCCATGACTGATACGATTCTTGCCTACCAGGGGACGCTGGATAAATATGTGGGCGATGAAATCATGTGTTTCTGGGGCGCCCCGCTTCCCCAGGAAGACCATGCCCTCCTGGCCTGCAAGTCAGCGCTCAAGCAGCTTCAGGTGCTCGATCAGATGAACAGCGAATGGCCTCCAGAGAAAAGAATAAATATCGGAATCGGGATAAACTCTGGCATTATGACGGTAGGAAACATGGGAAGCCTGGGGCGCATGAATTACACCCTGATGGGTGATAACGTAAACTTGGGGGCGCGCCTGGAGGGAACCAACAAGGAGTATGCCACGCGGGTCATAATAAGCGAGCACACCTACGGACTGGTCCGGGACAAAATAATTGCCCGGGAGCTTGACAATATCCGTGTAAAAGGGAAAAACAAGCCCGTGGTGATCTATGAGCTCATTGATGTTCCTGAAGGGCTTGATCCCGGGAGCGTGGTCTCTGGACGATCCTGA
- a CDS encoding tetratricopeptide repeat protein, whose translation MADDKKTNREKASLSETLKVYLGSHRKLIFGITLGLIVLVFGSVVAYQIHHNRQEQATRQAEEITEAWISWQQERDDQAEREIREAIEAVRSSYPRSYGALRALHVLMLMEWELEQFSEARKTGLMLADGFPRSHLAGAALASAAAAAEEEGDLEEAKAILLRIARGEGAPSAETARALFNLGRLSEELKTYDDALDFYNQLAGEHPESNWTKLAKNRIIWLTSQGGSSNT comes from the coding sequence ATGGCAGATGACAAAAAAACGAATCGTGAAAAAGCTTCACTGTCCGAGACATTGAAGGTCTATCTTGGCTCTCACCGGAAACTGATCTTTGGTATTACCCTTGGCCTGATAGTTCTGGTTTTCGGTTCTGTGGTGGCCTACCAGATCCATCACAACCGGCAGGAGCAAGCCACACGCCAGGCAGAGGAGATCACCGAAGCGTGGATTTCCTGGCAGCAAGAGCGTGACGATCAGGCAGAAAGGGAAATCCGCGAAGCTATCGAAGCTGTTCGCTCGAGCTATCCCCGGAGCTACGGGGCGCTACGGGCCCTGCACGTATTGATGCTCATGGAGTGGGAGTTGGAACAGTTCTCGGAAGCGCGAAAAACGGGGCTCATGCTGGCTGATGGATTCCCCCGGAGTCATTTGGCAGGAGCTGCCCTGGCTTCGGCTGCCGCCGCCGCCGAGGAAGAGGGGGATCTCGAAGAGGCAAAAGCAATACTTCTTCGAATCGCCCGGGGAGAAGGAGCTCCCTCGGCAGAAACGGCCAGGGCGCTCTTCAATCTGGGACGCCTCTCGGAGGAGCTCAAAACCTACGATGATGCGCTGGATTTTTATAACCAGCTTGCCGGAGAACACCCCGAAAGCAATTGGACAAAACTTGCCAAGAACCGTATAATCTGGCTCACGAGTCAGGGAGGCTCTTCGAATACCTGA
- a CDS encoding sigma-54-dependent Fis family transcriptional regulator, protein MKLAQVDLERFQTLIEINALINSDFSDLRAVLKRIVESATRLTEGEASSLLLVNSQNNRLYFEVALGSKGAQVQKFSLEIGEGIAGWVAQHNRSLIVNDTGDDPRHRRDIAQQIGYTTNSILAVPMRIKDQCVGVIEILNKKGNKLFDQDDLEWLEIFANQAAMAVQNARTFQKVRDQVDVLRDQVNTDQGYHTLVWKSPEMDEQLSLVDRIAPTDSTVLILGESGVGKELIAEQIHLRSQRAQQPFIRVNCAALPPTLLESELFGHVKGAFTDAVSDRRGRFEVADKGTIFLDEIGDLPLLLQAKMLRVIQEKTFEPLGSSESITVNVRIITATNKKIEQLVESGEFRSDLYYRLNVLPLTIPPLRQRREDIIELAYFFLRRFVLETNKRISGFTDEALEALISYDWPGNVRELENAVERAVVICQQETIYPDDLLLRGHDTAEPSRYQGKGLKTGLTLFKKQFIRAALERNSWNHTATAQELGIQRSYLSKLVKDLDLKRKN, encoded by the coding sequence ATGAAACTGGCGCAGGTCGATCTCGAACGGTTTCAAACGCTCATAGAGATCAACGCCCTGATCAATTCGGATTTTTCCGATCTCAGGGCGGTGCTCAAGAGGATTGTCGAGTCTGCAACCAGGCTGACTGAAGGGGAGGCGTCGTCGCTTCTCCTGGTCAACTCCCAAAACAACCGACTCTATTTTGAAGTTGCCCTGGGTTCCAAAGGAGCCCAGGTGCAAAAATTTTCCCTGGAGATCGGCGAGGGCATTGCCGGATGGGTTGCCCAGCACAACAGGTCGCTCATTGTGAACGATACCGGCGACGATCCGCGTCATCGCCGGGATATCGCCCAGCAAATCGGCTACACCACCAACAGCATTCTGGCTGTTCCCATGCGCATTAAAGATCAGTGCGTCGGGGTGATCGAGATCCTCAATAAAAAAGGAAACAAACTCTTTGATCAGGACGACCTGGAGTGGCTGGAAATTTTTGCAAACCAGGCAGCCATGGCTGTTCAGAACGCCCGAACGTTCCAGAAAGTCCGGGATCAGGTTGACGTCCTGCGGGATCAGGTGAATACCGATCAGGGATACCACACGCTGGTCTGGAAAAGCCCGGAGATGGACGAACAACTAAGCCTGGTCGATCGAATCGCGCCTACTGACAGCACCGTTCTTATCCTGGGCGAAAGTGGCGTGGGGAAAGAGCTTATCGCCGAGCAGATTCATCTGCGATCGCAGCGGGCACAGCAACCGTTTATCCGGGTAAACTGCGCAGCCTTGCCGCCCACACTCCTGGAAAGCGAACTCTTTGGTCACGTCAAAGGAGCTTTCACCGACGCCGTATCGGACCGGCGGGGGCGCTTCGAAGTAGCTGACAAGGGAACGATCTTTCTCGATGAGATAGGCGACCTGCCATTGCTGCTTCAGGCAAAGATGCTTCGGGTTATCCAGGAAAAGACCTTTGAGCCTCTGGGCTCCAGCGAATCGATAACGGTTAATGTCCGAATCATTACCGCCACAAACAAGAAGATAGAGCAACTCGTCGAGTCAGGAGAGTTCCGCAGCGACCTCTACTACCGGCTGAACGTGCTGCCCCTCACCATTCCCCCCTTGCGGCAGCGTCGGGAAGATATTATCGAACTGGCCTATTTTTTTCTCCGTCGTTTTGTTCTGGAGACCAACAAAAGGATCAGTGGCTTTACCGATGAAGCCCTGGAGGCGTTGATCTCCTACGACTGGCCGGGAAACGTTCGCGAGTTGGAGAATGCGGTGGAGCGAGCCGTGGTGATCTGTCAGCAGGAAACAATTTATCCCGATGACCTTCTGCTGCGGGGCCACGACACCGCCGAACCCTCAAGATACCAGGGAAAGGGCCTCAAAACGGGGCTTACTCTTTTCAAGAAGCAGTTCATCCGGGCAGCACTGGAGCGAAACAGCTGGAACCATACCGCTACTGCCCAGGAACTGGGCATTCAGCGCTCCTATCTTTCGAAGCTCGTAAAAGATCTCGATCTGAAACGAAAAAACTGA